The Drosophila innubila isolate TH190305 chromosome 3R unlocalized genomic scaffold, UK_Dinn_1.0 2_E_3R, whole genome shotgun sequence genome has a segment encoding these proteins:
- the LOC117792109 gene encoding UDP-N-acetylglucosamine transferase subunit ALG13 homolog, with translation MNFKVVYVTVGTTKFDALIQVMTSEPVLCALADRKCRKLVLQHGNSTPVDEAELKLIAKKHIIEVEQYKFRPNAEDIRAADMIIGHAGAGTCMDILNNGKPGLIVVNDDLMDNHQLELARQLASEQYLYYCKVNQVADSLVNLDFGALQPYEKATENMQKFVDALNELMRH, from the coding sequence atgaattttaaagtcGTTTATGTGACAGTTGGCACCACAAAATTCGATGCACTCATCCAAGTAATGACATCAGAACCGGTTCTATGCGCATTAGCTGATCGCAAATGCCGGAAACTTGTTTTGCAGCACGGAAACTCGACGCCGGTAGATGAGGCGGAACTGAAGCTTATCGCTAAGAAGCATATCATCGAGGTGGAACAGTACAAGTTTCGTCCAAATGCTGAGGATATTCGGGCAGCAGACATGATCATTGGACACGCAGGTGCCGGCACTTGCATGGATATATTGAACAACGGCAAGCCTGGATTAATCGTCGTCAACGATGATCTTATGGATAATCACCAGCTTGAATTGGCACGTCAGTTGGCCTCCGAGCAGTATTTGTATTATTGCAAGGTGAACCAGGTGGCCGACAGTCTTGTCAATCTGGACTTTGGAGCACTGCAGCCTTACGAGAAAGCAACAGAGAATATGCAAAAGTTTGTGGATGCCTTGAATGAACTGATGAGACATTAG